TGGGTGAATTGACTCAAGCTGGTATTCCAGTACCACCAGGTTTTGTAGTAACTGCACAAGCTTATGAAAAATTCATGGATGAAGCCGGAATTAATGATCAGGTAATGGGCATCCTTGAAAAAATTGATATAAATGATACCAAAGCTCTTCAGGCTGCTGCTGAAGAAATTAAACAGATCATTATTGAAGCTCCTATTCCAGAAGATTTAGTTTTATTCATTCGTGAATTTTATAATGAACTTTGCCAAAGAGTTGGCGAAGATGATACTGATGTTGCAATCAGATCTTCAGCTACCGCAGAAGATTTACCTGAAGCTTCATTCGCTGGTCAACAGGATACTTTCTTGCACGTTTCCGGTGATGATGAAGTAATTGAATATATCAGAAAATGTTGGGCATCCTTGTTTGAAGCAAGAGCAATTTTCTACAGGGAAGAAAATAATTTCGAACACTCAAAAGTATATATTGCTGTTGTAGTTCAAAAAATGGCTATTGCTGATAAAGCAGGTGTAATGTTTACTGTAAACCCATCCACTGGTGAAGAAATTGCTTTAATTGAAGGTTCCTGGGGTTTAGGTGAAGCTGTTGTTTCTGGTGATGTAACTCCTGATAACTATCAAGTTGATAAAAAAGATAATGAAATTATCAATGTAACAATCAGTGACAAAAAAGTAATGTACACTAATGATGAAAATGGAACCAGTGTTAAAGTAGAAGTTCCTGAAGAAAAAAGAAAAGAAAGAGTTTTATCTGATGAAGAACTCATTGAATTAACTGAAATGGGTAAAAGAGTCCAAGCTCATTATGGTGAACCTATGGATACCGAATGGGCTTTTGAAAGAGATAACTTATTCTTATTACAGGCAAGACCAATCACTACCTTGGGAGATGTAGTGGAAGAAACTGAAGAAGCATCCTCTGATATGGGTGAAGTTCTTGTAAGAGGTCTTGGTGCAAGTCCTGGTATGGCTTCCGGTAAAGTTAAAATAGTTTTAGACATTGATGAATTGGATAAAATCCAGGATGGCGACATCATGGTAACAACCATGACAACTCCTGATATGGTTCCTGCTATGAGAAGAGCAAGCGGAATTGTAACTGATGAAGGTGGAGTAACTTGTCACGCATCCATTATCTCTCGTGAATTAGGTATTCCTTGTGTTGTCGGTACCGGTGATGCAACTGCTACTTTAAAAGAAGATACTGGTGTTACTTTAGACGGTAAAAAAGGATTAGTATTCGACGGAATCTCTGATGCTAAATCTGAAGAAGCTCCTGTTCAAGGTGGCGCTGTTCAAGCAGCTCCAATTATCACTGTTACTGAAGTTAAAGCTAATGTAAGTATGCCTGAAGCAGCAGAAAGAGCAGCTGCAACCGGAGCAGATGGTGTTGGACTTTTAAGAACCGAACACTTAATGTTAACTTCCGGTATTCACCCTGGTAAATTCATCGCTGACGGAAGA
The nucleotide sequence above comes from uncultured Methanobrevibacter sp.. Encoded proteins:
- the ppsA gene encoding phosphoenolpyruvate synthase, whose translation is MYVVKFEDLSKSDIGIAGGKGANLGELTQAGIPVPPGFVVTAQAYEKFMDEAGINDQVMGILEKIDINDTKALQAAAEEIKQIIIEAPIPEDLVLFIREFYNELCQRVGEDDTDVAIRSSATAEDLPEASFAGQQDTFLHVSGDDEVIEYIRKCWASLFEARAIFYREENNFEHSKVYIAVVVQKMAIADKAGVMFTVNPSTGEEIALIEGSWGLGEAVVSGDVTPDNYQVDKKDNEIINVTISDKKVMYTNDENGTSVKVEVPEEKRKERVLSDEELIELTEMGKRVQAHYGEPMDTEWAFERDNLFLLQARPITTLGDVVEETEEASSDMGEVLVRGLGASPGMASGKVKIVLDIDELDKIQDGDIMVTTMTTPDMVPAMRRASGIVTDEGGVTCHASIISRELGIPCVVGTGDATATLKEDTGVTLDGKKGLVFDGISDAKSEEAPVQGGAVQAAPIITVTEVKANVSMPEAAERAAATGADGVGLLRTEHLMLTSGIHPGKFIADGREDELIDTIADNVQIVADAFYPKPVWYRTLDAPTDEFITLEGGENEPREHNPMLGWRGIRRELDQPEILKCEFKAIKKLHEKGYTNIGIMIPLSQSPAELVQAKALCSEVGLEPHKDVDFGMMVEIPAAAIMIDEYIKVGIDFVSLGTNDLTQYTLAVDRNNEFVAKHYSEEHPAVMKLIERTIKKCVAAGVKCSICGQAGSVPHIVEKLVGFGITSVSSNTDAVEEVRKTVARAEQKIILDAARKRLE